The genome window TTCCAGAAGACCGTACAAGCGTTCGACTACCTGCACTCCCGGGCGCACCGAGGCAGATTTGAGGGCGACATCGGTAATTCGGTTAATTTCGATACCGGGCGAGATTTCTATCCACAGCGACGCATCCCCCGGCAGCGGCAAGAATCCGGCGGCGACTGTACCGATGTATGCTGCGTGCTGGGGCTGCAAATTGTCTAGAAATACGTAGCTGCGTAGCTCTATTCCCAAAAGTTTTTATCTCCGTCGATCGAGTTCCAACAGTTGTCTGTGCAATATATGAGTTTACCTTTTTTTGTCAACAACACCTGGTCTGTTGTCGAGAGTGCCGGAGTGCCTCACAACCGAGTGAGGTGTCAGACCCGCGATTTCTAGTGCCGGAGTGCCTCCGCGAACAATCTTTAATTTTGTGCGCGTGCTAAAAATTTGATATCAATCTGTAGTTATACGTGGAACATAACAATGTTTACTGCTAGAGGTGGATTTAACTTTAAAAGCCAATCGATATAGTTTTGATAGTTAAAGATTTTGGCCAACAAAGAGCATTTGAATTATGAAACTTTCTGATTTATCCAAAGCAATCGGTGCAGGTATTATAGCTGCAGGTTTAGCTCTAGCACCAGCTCATCTGCCTGCTTCTGCTCAGACAGATACAACTGGCGGTACAACTTCCGGTACTAACAGCACTACAACCACCACAACTCCTCGCTCCGATGTCTACAATGCTGATGCCGATCGCGATTTTGATTGGGGATGGTTGGGATTGCTAGGCTTGTCTGGTTTGTTGGGTTTGATTCCCCGCAAACGCGAAGAAAATGTCCGCTATACGACTACAACGGGCGATCGCGAGCCCGCCGTGCGTAGTGACTACCGCTAAGAATTGAGTCTTAGGGCTGTGGGCGTCACGCAGGGACAGGATGTTTTAACCTGTCCGATCGGTACCAACAATCATCAAAAAACCTCCATCGGTGAGGTTTTTTTGTTTGAGATGGTGCGCGAGCGATCGACGATTAAATTGGTTAAATCTGAGATATTGTACCATTGTCAATAAGTTTTTTATGAACAGGCAAGATGCCTGTTCCACAAGAAAATTCACTTAGGAGCATCTCATATTTGTAAAAATACTTCTTCTGGCTCCTGACTTCTGACTCTTTCCTTCTGCCCCGCAGCAAGAGAGCCTCAAAACTCCACTTTCTAGCTGGGCTGCTTTCATTGAGATGCTCCCAATTCACTTTTTGTGGAACAGGCATCTTGCCTGTTCTTGAGAATAGTGCAAAATGTGAGTTACATCTAAGATATTGTACCATTTTCCTGAATAGGCTTTCCGGCCTGTTCCAAAACAGACGAATTTTATTGTGCGCCATTGCTCCTAGCCCGTCAATAAAACGCTGATTGAAAAGGGTGCAATATCTCAGATATAACCCGACTTGAGATGATTAACTTCTTCCTTTCTTCTTCCCTTCTTCCTACCCTTCGGGAACGGCTTCGCCGAACGCGTTCTTGGCGTCTTGGCGGTTCGTTAAATAAACTGTTTTCAGACACAAAAAGACCTTAAAAAATATTTTTGCCCGATCGATCGAGTACCTCCCAAATCGCTTTCACCAACTTGTCGGGGTCTAAAGGCTTAGCAATGTGGCGCTGAAACCCCGCAGCCAGCGCCTGCTGATAGTCAATTTCTCCAGCATAAGCGGTGAGGGCGATCGCCGGAATCCGTCCCCCTCGGTCAGGCGCCAGAGCCCGAACCTGTCGCATCAACATATAACCGTCGGTATCGGGCATTCCAATATCGCTCAACAGCAAATCCGGCACAGACTGAGTTAAAACCGCCAAAGCCTCGGCGGCATTAGCAACTGCTGTAACACTTGCCCCACAATCCTCAAGCAGAAAAACCACCAAATCTCGCGCATCGGCATCATCATCCACCGCTAACACCCTGATACCGCTCAAATTGAAGGATTGTTCCGGCGGCGCAGTTCCCGCAGGACTTCTGTGAGGTTGCACGGGCATCAGAGGTATCCTGACGCTCAAGGTTGCGCCTTTGCCTTCGCCGGGACTGTCGGATTTCACCGTGCCGCCGTGGAGTTCGACGAGATGGCGGACGATCGCCAATCCTAAACCCAATCCGCCAAACTGGCGCGTCATCGTGCTGTCAGCTTGGCGGAAGTAGTCGAATACATAGGGCAGAAAATCAGGTTCGATACCTTTTCCCGTATCAGTTACAGTAATTTGGGCCTGGGTGTCCACCCGATCGAGAACGACTTGGATTTTGCCTCCCGGCGGGGTGAACTTGACGGCATTTGACAGCAAATTCCAGACTACCTGCTGAAGTCTCCCCGCATCCCCCAACACCGGGCCGAGATTCGGTGCAAATTGAGTGCTGATTTGAATCGACTTGACTTGGGCCGCCAGACGCATCGTTTCAATGGCAGCGCCAATCACCTCGGCTAAATCCACCGGTACAATATTCAAGCTGAGCTTGCCTTGCAGAATCCCCGACACGTCGAGCAAATCTTCGATCAGCTGGGTTTGCAGTTTGGCGTTGCGCTCGATCGTCTCTAAGGCGTAACGCTGCTTTTGGGGTGTCAGAATGTTCGATCGCAGCAGCTTCGTCCAGCCCACAATCGGGTTTAAGGGAGTCCGCAATTCGTGGGACAAAACAGCCAAAAATTCGTCTTTGACGCGGTTAGCCTGTTCTGCCTCTTCCCGCGCGGCCTTTTCTCGTGCTAGAAGGCGTTCCCGTTCCGCTTCTGCAACTTTGCGATCGGTAATGTCAGTGTTGGTGCCACACCAGCGCAGCACCTTGCCTCCATCGTCGCGAATCGCCACGGCGCGGGAGAGAAACCAGCGGTACGATCCGTCTTTGCCGCGCAAGGGGAAAGTATCTTCCCAGAGTTCGCCTGTTTCAATGCAGTGCCTAAATTTTTCGACAACGCGATCGACGTGTTCCGGGTGGTGCACCTGCTGCCAGCCCCAGCCCTGCATTTCTTCTAGGGTGGTGCCCGTGTAGTCAAACCAGCGCTGATTGTACCAGAAAATCCAGCCGGTGGCATCTGTCATCCAGGCCAACTGAGCGATGTTGTCAGCTAGAGCGCGGAACCGAGCCTCGCTTTCGTGCAGCTCATGCAGGGCTCGCGCGTGCAGGATCACCGCCCAGAGGCGAGCCACCACTTCTTGCATCAGCCAAACTTCATCCGGCCGCCAGTGCCGAACCACCTTTGATGTCACCAGCAAAAGAGCCACCCAGCGCCCTTCCTGAAGGCAGGGAACATCGACCAAAGCGCGAATGCAAACGGCACCGTAGTTATCGAATAAATGCGCTGTATTCGGGTCATTAGCGATATCTGAGATGACAAGTGTTTGACCTGCCATAGAGAGAGCTTTCAGTTCTGGCGTCTTAAAGTCGGAGAGTTGATAGGTACCGGCGGCGCTGGCAAGGTCGGACTGGTGCCAGTCTTGCCGGACAATTGCCCGATCGGCTTCTAAATCGATTTCATGCCAGATGCAGCGATCGACCTTTAAATATTCTCCCAGACTGTTCATCGCTTCCCACATCATTTCTGCGGGGTTGAAGCGCTGCCGCAAGCGGACTTCGAGATCGGAGAGAAACTGCTCGTTGAGTTGGGCTTGTTTGCGATCGTGAATATCTGTATTCGTGCCGATCCACTCGACAACCTGGCCCCCTGCGTCGCGAATTGGCAGGGCGCGGGACAAATGCCAGCGTTCCATTTGGTCTGCTGCCCGCCGCAGGCGCAGCTCAACTTGATAAACTTCTCCGGTGATGAGAGATTCTTGCCAGCGGGCCAAAGATTCTGCCAAATCCGAGGGCGGGACGAGGGATTCCCAATTGTTTTGAGCCGCTTCCTCGTAAGACATTCCCAGATATTCCGACCATTTTTGTTGATTGGTAAAGCGAATTTCCCCGGCGGAGCTTACGTTCCAAATCAGGTGGGGCAGCGACTCAGCCAGGAAGCGAAAGCGGCGGTCGCTTTCTGCTAAGCTTTCTTCTGCTCGTTTGCGATCGTCAATATCAATCCCTATCCCCGCCCATTGCACCACCTTTCCCTTCCTGTCTTTGACGGGCACAAGTCGCGCTAAATGCCAGCGGTAAGTACCGTCAAACCTGCGTACCCGACACTCGAATTCGTAGGCTTCCCCTGCTTCAATCGCCTTAGTGCGCGTGCCGACAACTGCTGGCAGATCGTCAGGATGAAATAAGTGCAGCACCGGTGCAGCCAGAGGCAATTCAGCCCTCATGCCCGTATAGGTTTTCCAGTGTTGGTTGCAAAACTCTAACCTGCCGTCGGCAGTGTTGATCCACATTAATTGGGGGACGCCATCGGCGAGGGTGCGGTAGAGATTTTCGCTTCGCCGCAGTGCTTCTTCTATTTGCCGGCGCTCGGTTTTGTCCTGCATAATTTTCAGCAAACCTTGCACCTCGCCGGCTGCGTCGCGCAGGGGCATCACCAGCCCGCTGCCCCAAAAGCGGCTGCCGTCTTTGCGGACGTGCCAGCGCTCGTTTTCTGCCTTTCCCTGAGTCAGGGCGATGTGTCTTTCTGCTTCCGGCTTTCTAGCAGCAGAGTCTTCTGGGGTGAAGATGATTCGTCCGTCCTGCCCGACGATTTCAGCTTCGGTATAGCCCAGCAATCTCTGGGCCCCCGCGTTCCAACTGGTAACTTGTCCGTCGGTGTCGGTGGTGAAGATGGCGTAGTCTTTGGCGCTGTCGAGAATCAACTGCAGGTGGGTTTCACGATCGCGCAATGCTGCTTCTGCTTGTTTGCGCTGGGTAATGTTGCTGGTGAAGCCGACTATTTTGGTCACTTCACCTTGCTGGTTGCGGATCGAACAGCCGCGCTCCCAAACATCGATCCAGCGCCCGTCTTCGTGCCGGACTCGGTACTCGACTTCGTAGCGCTCGGCACTTAAGATTGATTGCTCCTCGGGCTGGAGGCGTGCCAAATCGACGGGATGGATGCGTTCTCTCCACCACTCTGATGTTGGCGGTGCATCCTCTGGGCAAACACCGACGATCGAGTACAGTCCCTCGGAACGGTAAACTGAGTTTGCTGCCAAATCCCACTCAAACACCATGCCGTCGATCGCCCTTGTAGCTAATTGGAAACGGTTGTAGCTTTCTTGCAAGGCGAGTTCGGCCATTTTGCGAGTGGTAATTTCCTGCACCACGATATGAATCCCGACAATCTCTGAGCCCCTGTCTCTGAGCGGCCACCAATTCTGGAGCCAAGTGCGAACAACAGTGGGTTGAGCCCTGGTTGCACCGGTGAGTTCAAAATTCCGGATCGGTTCTCCGGTGTCTAGAAGGTGGCGCAACAAAGGTTCGGCTGTGTCTGCCCAGTCGGGGACAATTTCGCGCAGGGTGCGGCCGATGTGCATTTCTACGGCCAAGCCGTTCATTTGGGCAAACCGCTGGTTGAGCCGCACGAACCGCAAATCTGTGTCTAAAACGGCCAAACCCACGGGAGTTGTTTGGTAGAGAGACTCTATCTCTGCAAGTTGACGGCGCACGGTTTGCTCGCTCTCTTGCAGGGCGAGTTCTGCCTTTTTGCGATCGGTAGCATCAAATAATACTCCAGTAAACCGCACTGCTTCGCCTGCGGTGTCGTAGAGATAGCGCCCGAACGCTCTCAACCAGCGAATTTCTCCGCTGTCTGCCCGCACGATCCGGTATTCGGGGGAGTAGAGCGTTCGGGTTTGCCGAGCTGTTTCTATTGCCTGCAGGACTTGCTTTAAGTCGTCTGGATGCACGCAGTTTTGCCACGCAGCGACGG of Oscillatoria nigro-viridis PCC 7112 contains these proteins:
- a CDS encoding WGxxGxxG family protein, with protein sequence MKLSDLSKAIGAGIIAAGLALAPAHLPASAQTDTTGGTTSGTNSTTTTTTPRSDVYNADADRDFDWGWLGLLGLSGLLGLIPRKREENVRYTTTTGDREPAVRSDYR
- a CDS encoding PAS domain S-box protein, which produces MEAWQTPQTNLTDIPIAEELSRRIPRSHDRKAENRALQKLARQLATSPHRLLKTLVGIAKDLCGAGSVGVCLLTENTSSEQIFQWVAVAGAWEAAEDKNTPRKLRLSGTPIDRQTPQLYFAPEKYFTDLQQLELPIAEALVVPMQAENQPLGAIWIVSHQDDRQFDAEDLQMAISLADFAVAAVQIDRANRTKEALRQSEERWQLACAGNNDGIWDLNLQTNCQILSDRCLEILEREPEEVKDLGQFLSYIHPDDLEIMQSNWQQHLHRETSHYSCEYRIRCRDGRYKWVLARGRAIWDESGNPLQVVGSVTDISDRKQTEIALKQSEERLSIAIEGSGMATWDLDVRTNRVIWSATHFSILGCEPVPGGETTVAAWQNCVHPDDLKQVLQAIETARQTRTLYSPEYRIVRADSGEIRWLRAFGRYLYDTAGEAVRFTGVLFDATDRKKAELALQESEQTVRRQLAEIESLYQTTPVGLAVLDTDLRFVRLNQRFAQMNGLAVEMHIGRTLREIVPDWADTAEPLLRHLLDTGEPIRNFELTGATRAQPTVVRTWLQNWWPLRDRGSEIVGIHIVVQEITTRKMAELALQESYNRFQLATRAIDGMVFEWDLAANSVYRSEGLYSIVGVCPEDAPPTSEWWRERIHPVDLARLQPEEQSILSAERYEVEYRVRHEDGRWIDVWERGCSIRNQQGEVTKIVGFTSNITQRKQAEAALRDRETHLQLILDSAKDYAIFTTDTDGQVTSWNAGAQRLLGYTEAEIVGQDGRIIFTPEDSAARKPEAERHIALTQGKAENERWHVRKDGSRFWGSGLVMPLRDAAGEVQGLLKIMQDKTERRQIEEALRRSENLYRTLADGVPQLMWINTADGRLEFCNQHWKTYTGMRAELPLAAPVLHLFHPDDLPAVVGTRTKAIEAGEAYEFECRVRRFDGTYRWHLARLVPVKDRKGKVVQWAGIGIDIDDRKRAEESLAESDRRFRFLAESLPHLIWNVSSAGEIRFTNQQKWSEYLGMSYEEAAQNNWESLVPPSDLAESLARWQESLITGEVYQVELRLRRAADQMERWHLSRALPIRDAGGQVVEWIGTNTDIHDRKQAQLNEQFLSDLEVRLRQRFNPAEMMWEAMNSLGEYLKVDRCIWHEIDLEADRAIVRQDWHQSDLASAAGTYQLSDFKTPELKALSMAGQTLVISDIANDPNTAHLFDNYGAVCIRALVDVPCLQEGRWVALLLVTSKVVRHWRPDEVWLMQEVVARLWAVILHARALHELHESEARFRALADNIAQLAWMTDATGWIFWYNQRWFDYTGTTLEEMQGWGWQQVHHPEHVDRVVEKFRHCIETGELWEDTFPLRGKDGSYRWFLSRAVAIRDDGGKVLRWCGTNTDITDRKVAEAERERLLAREKAAREEAEQANRVKDEFLAVLSHELRTPLNPIVGWTKLLRSNILTPQKQRYALETIERNAKLQTQLIEDLLDVSGILQGKLSLNIVPVDLAEVIGAAIETMRLAAQVKSIQISTQFAPNLGPVLGDAGRLQQVVWNLLSNAVKFTPPGGKIQVVLDRVDTQAQITVTDTGKGIEPDFLPYVFDYFRQADSTMTRQFGGLGLGLAIVRHLVELHGGTVKSDSPGEGKGATLSVRIPLMPVQPHRSPAGTAPPEQSFNLSGIRVLAVDDDADARDLVVFLLEDCGASVTAVANAAEALAVLTQSVPDLLLSDIGMPDTDGYMLMRQVRALAPDRGGRIPAIALTAYAGEIDYQQALAAGFQRHIAKPLDPDKLVKAIWEVLDRSGKNIF